The proteins below come from a single Cannabis sativa cultivar Pink pepper isolate KNU-18-1 chromosome 3, ASM2916894v1, whole genome shotgun sequence genomic window:
- the LOC115711173 gene encoding putative B3 domain-containing protein At5g66980: MVNVSLSNDKLPQFFKVFIPKFSSKHMLIPPDFVQRFISRVPKKVIIRHTNGKCWVVALGMSLEKDLYFENGWEEFVRDQMLNYGDSLVFKYHGHSLFEVDIFGQNGCMKGIGVPSKMMGKKEEETLKKEELLDSYMHAHNEEISINGSTKKSSSSTKHVPMKKNPCFVATIGNSKIHSYMLYIPQPVHNGVKFNPNTKLRYHNNKLWPVRISNWKDGRCFLAAGWRRFREENDLKANDKYVFVLVLGKENECEEIKVTRQSKMQ, translated from the exons ATGGTGAATGTCTCTCTCTCCAATGACAAACTTCCCCAATTTTTCAAAGTCTTCATCCCCAAATTCAGTTCTAAGCACATG ttGATCCCACCAGATTTTGTTCAGAGATTCATTTCAAGGGTTCCAAAGAAAGTAATTATAAGACACACAAATGGGAAATGTTGGGTGGTAGCTTTGGGTATGAGTTTGGAAAAAGATTTGTACTTTGAGAATGGTTGGGAAGAATTTGTTAGAGACCAAATGCTCAATTATGGGGATTCTCTTGTGTTCAAATATCATGGGCATTCTTTATTTGAGGTTGATATTTTTGGTCAAAATGGATGCATGAAAGGAATTGGTGTACCTTCTAAAATGATGGGTAAAAAGGAAGAAGAGACATTGAAGAAGGAAGAGCTTTTAGACTCTTACATGCATGCCCACAATGAGGAGATTAGCATTAATGGATCAACAAAGAAATCAA GTTCATCTACAAAACATGTTCCAATGAAGAAGAATCCATGTTTTGTAGCAACTATTGGAAATTCAAAAATCCACTCATACATGTTG TACATTCCTCAACCAGTGCACAATGGAGTCAAGTTCAACCCTAATACGAAGCTTCGATATCACAACAACAAATTATGGCCTGTGAGGATCTCGAACTGGAAAGACGGACGTTGTTTTCTAGCAGCTGGTTGGAGAAGATTCCGAGAAGAGAATGATTTAAAGGCAAACGATAAATATGTATTTGTGCTTGTTCTTGGCAAAGAAAATGAATGTGAAGAAATCAAAGTTACACGCCAATCGAAGATGCAATAA
- the LOC133035574 gene encoding uncharacterized protein LOC133035574, with protein sequence MPVPEGRWEPIYERFRKQHPPNFEGGSDPMEAEEWLRTVEGIVEYMRLGNGDSVACAASLLKKDARIWWDVIKQTRDVAAMTWADFVQVFNKKYYSEAIRSARVNEFTNLRQGKSTVTEYARQFDRLAKFATDLVPTEFLRIHRFTEGLDSRISRDIAMSGVRATTYAEVLEKALEAELCESRIQKDNTARWEARKASNGGGDNKRKLPSNQHNEADKRNKIGSNNYKGKKPYVEYPLCPTCGRKHPGECRLKGKTCYKCGQPGHYKKDCPQKGDQLKDDKLVPARVFALTRGEAETSNTVVADK encoded by the exons ATGCCTGTGCCGGAGGGTCGATGGGAACCaatatatgaaaggttccgcaagcaacACCCACCAAATTTTGAAGGGGGCTCAGATCCAATGGAAGCTGAGGAATGGTTAAGAACAGTGGAAGGTATTGTTGAGTACATGCGGCTCGGTAACGGAGATAGTGTAGCTTGTGCTGCTAGTTTATTGAAAAAGGATGCCCGCATCTGGTGGGATGTTATTAAACAAACACGGGATGTGGCCGCAATGACCTGGGCTGACTTTGTacaagtttttaacaaaaaatactaCAGTGAAGCAATACGCTCAGCTAGAGTTAATGAGTTCACGAACCTGAGGCAGGGTAAGTCTACAGTTACAGAGTATGCTCGCCAATTTGAcagattagcaaagtttgccaCAGATCTGGTTCCTACTGAGTTTTTGAGGATTCATCGTTTTACTGAAGGGCTCGACTCCCGAATAAGTCGGGACATAGCGATGTCAGGAGTAAGGGCAACCACGTATGCTGAGGTACTGGAAAAAGCCCTAGAAGCTGAGTTGTGTGAAAGTCGTATACAGAAAGACAATACAGCAAGGTGGGAGGCCAGAAAGGCCAGTAATGGAGGTGGTGATAACAAAAGAAAACTGCCAAGTAACCAACACAACGAAGCCGACAAGAGAAACAAGATAGGGTCCAATAACTACAAAGGGAAGAAGCCATATGTGGAGTACCCCCTATGCCCAACATGTGGTCGTAAGCATCCGGGAGAATGTCGACTAAAAGGCAAGACTTGTTACAAGTGTGGGCAACCAGGCCACTATAAGAAGGACTGTCCACAAAAAGGTGATCAACTCAAGGATGACAAACTTGTCCCAGCTCGAGTATTTGCACTAACCAGAGGGGAGGCTGAGACTAGTAACACTGTGGTTGCAG ataagtaa
- the LOC115711512 gene encoding uncharacterized protein LOC115711512, with protein MAFASPSLDVGAFSPTFFLSKHSYSPHKPRQWRIISTPTSVLREWKDYEDAVKRKDLAGALKFLKTREEKSPNLVIPLQPLNGSSSKLDLFVSERDWEVLDTCLNADDLRLVANAYAFLKDRGFLPNFGKFRNIVLEGPRNVTPTVLKTSTGLEVSKFAPKKWGLSGTSQLTLIAFLGGTSFLLYQGIDFRPNLAAVLGLAFVDSTFLGGCCLAQLSSYWPPHRRRILVHEAGHLLIAYLMGCPIRGVILDPIVAMQMGIQGQAGTQFWDEKMSNDLTEGRLDGTAFDRYCMVLFAGIAAEALIYGDAEGGENDENLFRRTSTLLQPPLSVAEMSNQARWSLLQSYNLLKWHKHAHRAAVKALESRCSLSVVIQRIEDAMSTDR; from the exons ATGGCTTTCGCTTCCCCTTCCCTCGATGTGGGAGCTTTCTCTCCCACTTTCTTCTTATCCAAACACTCCTATTCTCCTCACAAGCCTCGTCAATGGCGAATCATTTCAACCCCAACATCAGTTCTCCGAGAATGGAAAGATTACGAGGACGCAGTCAAGCGCAAGGACCTTGCCGGTGCTCTCAAGTTCTTGAAAACCAGAGAAGAAAAGTCACCCAATTTGGTGATTCCCCTTCAACCCTTGAATGGGTCTTCTTCAAAGTTGGATCTTTTTGTGTCTGAGAGAGATTGGGAGGTTTTGGACACTTGTCTTAATGCTGATGATTTGAGACTTGTTGCTAATGCTTATGCATTTCTCAAGGACAGAGGTTTCTTGCCCAATTTTGGAAAATTCAGGAATATTG TTTTAGAGGGACCAAGGAATGTTACTCCAACTGTATTGAAGACTTCAACTGGTTTAGAAG TGTCCAAATTTGCTCCAAAGAAGTGGGGTCTTTCCGGGACTTCCCAGCTTACTTTGATCGCTTTTCTTGGCGGGACATCTTTTCTTCTTTATCAAGGCATTGATTTTAGGCCGAACCTTGCAGCAGTATTGGGTTTAGCATTTGTAGATTCTACATTCCTTGGTGGTTGTTGTTTAGCTCAATTGTCAAGTTATTGGCCTCCGCATAGACGTAGGATACTCGTTCATGAAGCAGGGCATCTCTTAATCG CTTACTTGATGGGTTGCCCGATTCGTGGGGTCATTCTAGACCCGATTGTTGCAATGCAGATGGGTATTCAAGGACAG GCCGGAACTCAGTTTTGGGACGAGAAAATGTCTAATGACCTAACCGAAGGACGACTTGATGGTACCGCCTTTGACAG ataCTGTATGGTGCTTTTTGCTGGCATTGCTGCTGAAGCTCTTATATATGGTGACGCCGAAGGTggagaaaatgatgaaaatctCTTTAGACGCACTAGTACTCTTCTGCAACCCCCGTTATCTGTAGCTGAG ATGTCGAATCAAGCAAGATGGTCTCTTCTACAATCATACAATCTGTTGAAGTGGCATAAACATGCACACCGAGCTGCTGTTAAAGCTCTGGAAAGTCGTTGCAGTCTAAGCGTTGTAATACAAAGAATCGAGGATGCCATGTCAACTGATAGATGA